The Candidatus Rokuibacteriota bacterium genome contains a region encoding:
- a CDS encoding exo-alpha-sialidase: MLLAVVLSVVFALGQAHAPGVTWGEKIEVASGGGYRGPWRMNESEYDYVDDPTVAINERGFVAVAWADQSRKDIFVQMYAPDGHKRLEEPVNVSRSPRIFSWLPRMLITSTDTIEVYILWQEIVFSGGSHGGEIFFARSTDGGKTISDPLNLSNDIAGSGKGRLTRRYWHNGSLDLAMGPEGNLYAAWTEYEGTLWFSRSTDRGRRFSRPVRIAGGGDATPARGPSLAVDARGDVYLAWTVGEDRAANIRVAKSTDGGRSFGAPRIVLESGGHADAPKIATDRKGAVHLAYAESPAGPFDRYRIHYTRSRDGGRAFEAPKEISSPHTEKFESVHFPALSVDGRDNLYVSWELFPGRRNYPEGLGFTYSRDGGRTFAPPTVIPGSVDPALGFNGSQQGLLMRKLAVNGAGAIAIVNSTFKSNERSRVWLFRGQAAGR; the protein is encoded by the coding sequence GTGCTGCTGGCGGTCGTTCTGAGCGTGGTGTTCGCCCTCGGGCAAGCGCACGCGCCGGGCGTGACATGGGGCGAGAAGATCGAGGTCGCCTCGGGCGGGGGATACCGGGGGCCCTGGCGCATGAATGAGTCGGAGTATGACTACGTCGACGACCCCACCGTGGCCATCAACGAGCGGGGCTTCGTCGCGGTCGCCTGGGCCGATCAGTCCCGGAAGGATATCTTTGTCCAGATGTACGCGCCCGACGGGCACAAGCGGCTCGAGGAACCGGTCAACGTCTCCAGGAGCCCGCGGATCTTCTCCTGGCTTCCCCGAATGCTCATCACCTCCACCGACACGATCGAGGTGTATATCCTCTGGCAGGAGATCGTCTTTTCCGGGGGCTCGCATGGCGGGGAGATCTTTTTCGCGCGGTCGACCGACGGCGGAAAGACCATCAGCGATCCGCTCAACCTCTCGAACGACATCGCCGGGTCCGGCAAAGGGCGTCTCACCCGGCGCTACTGGCACAACGGGAGCCTGGACCTCGCCATGGGCCCCGAGGGCAATCTCTACGCAGCCTGGACGGAGTACGAAGGGACCCTGTGGTTCAGCCGCTCCACCGATCGGGGCCGCCGCTTCTCCCGCCCGGTGCGCATCGCCGGCGGGGGCGACGCAACTCCCGCGCGCGGTCCCTCCCTGGCCGTCGATGCCCGGGGCGATGTGTATCTGGCCTGGACCGTCGGGGAAGACAGGGCTGCGAACATCCGCGTCGCCAAGTCGACCGACGGGGGCCGGTCGTTCGGCGCGCCGCGGATCGTCCTCGAAAGCGGCGGGCACGCCGACGCGCCGAAGATCGCGACGGACCGCAAGGGCGCCGTTCATCTCGCGTACGCGGAAAGTCCGGCCGGCCCCTTCGATCGATATCGCATCCACTACACCCGGTCGCGCGATGGGGGACGCGCCTTCGAGGCGCCGAAGGAGATTTCGAGCCCGCACACGGAGAAGTTCGAGAGCGTCCATTTCCCGGCCCTGAGCGTGGACGGCCGGGACAACCTTTACGTCAGCTGGGAGCTCTTCCCTGGCCGGCGGAACTATCCGGAAGGGCTCGGGTTCACGTATTCCCGCGACGGCGGCCGGACGTTCGCGCCGCCGACGGTTATCCCGGGCAGCGTCGATCCGGCACTCGGCTTCAACGGCAGTCAGCAAGGGTTGCTGATGAGGAAGCTCGCCGTCAACGGGGCAGGGGCGATCGCCATCGTCAACAGCACCTTCAAGAGCAACGAAAGGAGCCGCGTCTGGCTCTTTCGCGGGCAGGCCGCCGGGCGCTGA